In Schlegelella aquatica, one DNA window encodes the following:
- a CDS encoding transglycosylase SLT domain-containing protein — MRRAAAALGIVLGVAAGLAPAPAAAQSDVVVQAREAWRKRDARQLAALKIQAASQQHPLAMWVDYWELLNRLQEATPEEVQAFFERWPDTYVEDRMRNDWLLELGRRRDWGRFAAEYPKFRMQDDREVACYAVLARHQAGEDVRRAAVEAWRAQREADQGCSLMALTLHGAGELPASEVWRKARHAFDAHKRNAARQAVVLAGTEFANKFDELVDNPARYLARKAAARPHAEAELAAMALARLAASDPEAAAKQMEDGWERRLPAPLASWAWASIAKQASIRLLPHAADYFQRASMGAHETEWSDDMLAWKARAALRAGRWQQVVQAINAMGPAEQADAGWVYWKARALSAIAGDSQDGEALRRQSRELLESIAGQPTYYGKLATEDLGRPLELPPKPAPLTEAEREAARSNPGLTRALQLIALGLRNEGVREWNWTLSFTSAGRMDDRQLLAAAERACAAQVWDRCINTSDRTKAEFDLDTRFPTPFRREVTTRAREIGLDPAYVYGLIRQESRFIMDARSGVGASGLMQLMPATARWTAKKIGLPYSPELITDRDTNIALGTSYLKLVLDDMGGSQVLAAAAYNAGPNRPRRWREGAVLEAPVWVESIPFAETRDYVKKVLSNATYYAAQLHGRMTSLRARLGQVIGPRDPNAPPPQPDLP; from the coding sequence GTGCGGCGTGCGGCTGCGGCGTTGGGCATCGTGCTCGGCGTGGCGGCGGGCCTGGCGCCCGCGCCGGCCGCGGCGCAGTCGGATGTCGTCGTGCAGGCGCGCGAGGCCTGGCGCAAGCGCGATGCGCGCCAGCTTGCGGCGCTGAAGATCCAGGCGGCCTCGCAGCAGCACCCGCTCGCGATGTGGGTGGACTACTGGGAACTGCTCAACCGGCTGCAGGAGGCCACGCCCGAGGAGGTGCAGGCCTTCTTCGAGCGGTGGCCCGACACCTACGTCGAAGATCGGATGCGCAACGACTGGCTGCTCGAGCTCGGGCGTCGCCGCGACTGGGGCCGCTTCGCGGCCGAGTACCCGAAGTTCCGCATGCAAGACGACCGTGAGGTCGCGTGCTATGCGGTGTTGGCGCGCCACCAGGCCGGCGAGGATGTGCGCCGGGCGGCCGTGGAGGCGTGGCGCGCGCAGCGCGAGGCTGATCAGGGCTGCTCGCTCATGGCCCTCACGCTGCACGGCGCCGGCGAGCTGCCCGCCTCGGAGGTGTGGCGCAAGGCAAGACACGCTTTCGACGCCCACAAGCGCAACGCGGCCCGGCAGGCCGTCGTGCTCGCCGGCACCGAATTCGCGAACAAGTTCGACGAGCTGGTGGACAACCCGGCCCGCTACCTCGCCCGCAAGGCGGCGGCACGCCCCCACGCCGAGGCCGAACTCGCCGCGATGGCCTTGGCCCGCCTGGCCGCGAGCGATCCCGAGGCGGCGGCCAAGCAGATGGAAGACGGTTGGGAGCGGCGCCTGCCCGCGCCGCTCGCCTCCTGGGCCTGGGCCAGCATCGCCAAGCAGGCGTCCATCCGGCTGCTGCCCCATGCGGCCGACTACTTCCAGCGGGCGAGCATGGGCGCGCACGAGACGGAGTGGTCGGACGACATGCTGGCGTGGAAGGCGCGTGCCGCCCTTCGCGCCGGGCGCTGGCAGCAGGTCGTGCAGGCCATCAATGCGATGGGCCCGGCCGAGCAGGCCGACGCCGGCTGGGTGTACTGGAAAGCGCGGGCGCTGTCGGCCATCGCTGGCGACTCGCAGGACGGCGAGGCGTTGCGGCGCCAGTCGCGCGAGTTGCTGGAATCGATCGCCGGGCAACCGACGTACTACGGCAAGCTCGCGACCGAAGACCTCGGACGCCCGCTGGAGCTGCCGCCCAAGCCCGCCCCGTTGACCGAGGCCGAGCGCGAAGCGGCCCGCAGCAACCCGGGGCTGACGCGCGCGCTGCAGCTCATCGCCCTCGGGCTGCGCAACGAGGGCGTGCGCGAGTGGAACTGGACGCTCAGTTTCACCAGTGCCGGGCGCATGGACGATCGGCAACTCCTGGCCGCCGCCGAGCGCGCCTGCGCCGCGCAGGTGTGGGACCGCTGCATCAACACGAGTGACCGCACGAAGGCCGAGTTCGACCTGGACACGCGCTTTCCGACGCCGTTTCGCCGCGAGGTGACGACACGTGCGCGCGAGATCGGCCTCGATCCGGCCTACGTGTACGGCCTCATTCGGCAGGAGTCGCGCTTCATCATGGACGCGCGCTCCGGCGTGGGCGCATCGGGGCTGATGCAGCTGATGCCGGCGACGGCCCGTTGGACGGCCAAGAAGATCGGCCTGCCTTACTCGCCGGAGCTCATCACCGACCGCGACACCAACATCGCGCTGGGCACGAGCTACCTGAAACTCGTGCTCGACGACATGGGCGGCTCGCAGGTGCTGGCGGCCGCCGCCTACAACGCCGGGCCCAACCGGCCGCGCCGCTGGCGCGAAGGGGCGGTGCTGGAGGCGCCGGTGTGGGTGGAGAGCATCCCCTTTGCCGAGACGCGCGATTACGTCAAGAAGGTGTTGTCCAACGCGACCTACTATGCGGCGCAACTGCACGGACGCATGACCTCGCTGCGAGCGCGGCTGGGCCAGGTGATCGGCCCGCGCGATCCCAATGCGCCGCCCCCGCAACCGGACCTGCCTTGA
- a CDS encoding complex I NDUFA9 subunit family protein produces the protein MNNNILVLGGSGFVGTHLCEKLVERNHGGSGTIVVPTRWRGHARHIQMLPTLEVEQADVHDPSQLARLLAGCDAVVNLVAILHGREREFERVHVELPRKLAEACRRVGVRRVVHVSALGAAPDAPSMYLRSKARGEAVLLEGGDLDVTTLRPSVMFGAEDRFLNLFARLQRVLPVMPLAAADAKFQPVWVEDVAHAIVRCIDDTSTIGRIFELVGPQVYTLRELVHCAGVWAGHPRPIVPLPRPLAWLQALLMEWLPGQPLMSRDNLASMRVPNVATGRHPGLEALGIAPVGPAAVAPGYLGPAEGKVRLNLFRAAARRV, from the coding sequence ATGAATAACAACATCCTCGTGTTGGGCGGTTCCGGGTTCGTCGGAACCCACTTGTGCGAAAAGCTGGTGGAGCGCAATCACGGCGGCAGCGGCACGATCGTGGTGCCCACCCGGTGGCGCGGCCATGCGCGTCACATCCAGATGCTGCCCACGCTGGAGGTGGAGCAAGCCGACGTGCACGACCCGTCGCAACTGGCGCGCTTGCTCGCCGGCTGCGATGCGGTGGTCAACCTGGTGGCCATCCTGCACGGTCGCGAACGCGAGTTCGAGCGGGTGCACGTGGAACTGCCCCGCAAGCTGGCCGAGGCCTGCCGGCGCGTCGGGGTGCGGCGGGTGGTGCACGTGAGCGCGCTGGGCGCCGCGCCCGACGCCCCGTCGATGTACCTGCGCTCCAAGGCGCGCGGCGAAGCGGTGCTTCTGGAAGGCGGGGACCTGGACGTGACCACCCTGAGGCCGTCGGTGATGTTCGGCGCGGAGGACCGCTTCCTCAATCTGTTCGCGCGCTTGCAACGGGTGCTGCCCGTGATGCCGCTGGCCGCGGCCGACGCCAAGTTCCAGCCGGTGTGGGTGGAGGACGTGGCCCACGCGATCGTGCGGTGCATCGACGACACGTCGACCATCGGGCGCATCTTCGAACTCGTGGGCCCGCAGGTCTACACCTTGCGCGAACTGGTGCACTGCGCCGGCGTGTGGGCCGGGCACCCGCGCCCGATCGTCCCGTTGCCCCGTCCCCTCGCCTGGTTGCAGGCGCTGTTGATGGAGTGGCTGCCCGGCCAGCCCTTGATGAGCCGCGACAACCTGGCCTCGATGCGCGTGCCCAATGTGGCGACCGGCCGGCATCCGGGCTTGGAGGCGCTGGGCATTGCGCCGGTCGGGCCTGCGGCTGTGGCGCCCGGCTACCTCGGGCCCGCCGAGGGCAAGGTGCGGCTCAACCTCTTCCGCGCGGCGGCGCGACGGGTCTGA
- a CDS encoding glutathione S-transferase family protein produces MVQLIIANKNYSSWSLRPWLLMTALEIPFEEVKLRLDFEEGSEFKRFLAGYTPAGRVPVLVDEGFAVWETPAIVEYLAEKFPAKPIWPADAKARARARSVCAEMHAGFVALRQHFPMNIEASLLEVGRRVLASEPAVVRDVQRIVQMWTQLLDASGGPFLFGGFSNADAYFAPVCTRLRTYGVPVPPAVQAYVDRVWSLPAMQAWVREAMAEQDFLDFDEPYRSRRAG; encoded by the coding sequence ATCGTGCAACTGATCATCGCCAACAAGAACTACTCGTCCTGGTCGCTTCGACCGTGGCTGCTGATGACCGCTTTGGAGATCCCCTTCGAGGAGGTCAAGCTGCGCCTGGATTTCGAGGAGGGCTCGGAGTTCAAGCGCTTCCTCGCGGGCTACACACCCGCCGGTCGGGTGCCCGTGCTCGTCGACGAGGGCTTTGCGGTGTGGGAGACGCCGGCCATCGTCGAGTACCTGGCCGAGAAGTTCCCCGCCAAACCCATCTGGCCGGCCGATGCGAAGGCCCGCGCCCGGGCGCGCAGCGTCTGCGCGGAGATGCACGCGGGCTTCGTCGCGCTGCGGCAGCACTTTCCGATGAACATCGAGGCGTCGCTGCTGGAGGTGGGCCGGCGCGTGCTCGCCAGCGAACCTGCCGTCGTGCGAGACGTCCAGCGCATCGTGCAGATGTGGACGCAGTTGCTCGACGCCTCCGGCGGGCCGTTCCTGTTCGGCGGGTTCTCGAATGCCGACGCCTACTTCGCGCCGGTCTGCACCCGGCTGCGCACCTATGGCGTGCCGGTGCCGCCTGCGGTGCAAGCGTACGTGGATCGCGTGTGGTCCTTGCCCGCGATGCAGGCGTGGGTGCGCGAGGCGATGGCCGAGCAGGACTTCCTCGACTTCGACGAGCCGTATCGCTCGCGCCGAGCCGGATGA
- a CDS encoding FxDxF family PEP-CTERM protein, with protein MKLKPWIAALALAAAAATPAMATDLGVLDDQPDVVTRTFTSPGLTFADDYIFDLVLDSDVSGSATNLKLSLNGIQFLDIANFSLSLYDSSNTFLGAASLVDGSYQLNDVFLTAGNDYYFRVAGTVTGWAGGSYSFSAVAQPIPEPETYALMLAGLGALGYMSRRRRQG; from the coding sequence ATGAAACTGAAACCTTGGATCGCCGCCCTGGCTCTTGCTGCTGCCGCCGCGACGCCGGCGATGGCGACGGACCTGGGCGTGCTCGACGACCAGCCCGATGTCGTCACCCGGACCTTCACGTCTCCCGGGCTGACCTTCGCCGACGACTACATCTTCGACCTCGTCCTCGACAGCGACGTCTCGGGCAGCGCGACGAACCTCAAGCTCTCGCTCAACGGCATCCAGTTCCTGGACATCGCCAACTTCTCGCTGTCGCTGTACGACTCGTCCAACACCTTCCTGGGTGCGGCGAGCCTGGTGGACGGCTCCTACCAGCTCAACGACGTGTTCCTGACCGCCGGCAACGACTACTACTTCCGCGTGGCCGGCACAGTGACCGGCTGGGCGGGCGGCAGCTACTCCTTCTCGGCGGTGGCTCAGCCCATCCCCGAGCCGGAGACCTACGCGCTGATGCTCGCGGGCCTGGGCGCGCTGGGCTACATGTCGCGCCGCCGTCGCCAGGGCTGA
- a CDS encoding multifunctional CCA addition/repair protein: MKVYMVGGAVRDRLLGLPVQDRDWVVVGATPQEMVAAGYTPVGRDFPVFLHPETREEYALARTERKTGRGYHGFTFHAAPDVTLEQDLLRRDLTINAMAEDEEGRLIDPYGGLHDLQARVLRHVSPAFAEDPVRILRLARFAARFTDFSVAGETLMLMRRMVEHGEVDALVPERVWQELARGLMEPRPSRMFEVLRACGALARILPEVDRLWGVPQRADYHPEVDTGLHLMLVLDMAASLEAPLEVRFACLCHDLGKGTTPPDILPRHLGHEQRSVELLRGLCQRLRVPTECRELAEVVAREHGHVHRSGEFGPAAVVRLLERCDAFRRPQRFEQMLLACECDARGRLGLERQPYAPRPRLLAALRAAQGVCTALVAEEALARGLQGPRIAQAIHEARARAVAAALPGMPAP; this comes from the coding sequence ATGAAGGTCTACATGGTCGGCGGGGCGGTGCGCGATCGCCTGCTCGGGTTGCCCGTGCAGGATCGCGACTGGGTCGTGGTGGGCGCGACGCCGCAGGAGATGGTGGCGGCCGGCTACACGCCGGTGGGGCGCGACTTCCCGGTGTTCCTGCATCCCGAGACGCGGGAGGAGTACGCGCTGGCGCGCACCGAGCGCAAGACAGGACGCGGTTACCACGGTTTCACTTTTCATGCGGCGCCGGACGTGACGCTCGAGCAGGATCTGTTGCGCCGTGACCTCACCATCAATGCGATGGCCGAGGACGAGGAGGGCCGGCTGATCGACCCCTACGGGGGGCTGCACGACTTGCAGGCGCGGGTGCTGCGGCATGTGTCGCCCGCCTTCGCCGAGGACCCGGTGCGCATCCTGCGCCTGGCCCGCTTCGCCGCCCGCTTCACCGACTTCAGCGTGGCCGGCGAGACGTTGATGCTCATGCGCCGCATGGTCGAGCACGGCGAGGTGGACGCGCTCGTGCCCGAGCGCGTGTGGCAGGAACTCGCCCGCGGCTTGATGGAGCCCCGGCCCTCGCGGATGTTCGAGGTGCTGCGCGCCTGCGGGGCGCTCGCGCGCATCCTGCCGGAAGTGGACCGGCTGTGGGGCGTGCCGCAGCGGGCGGACTACCACCCCGAAGTGGACACCGGCCTGCACCTGATGCTGGTGCTCGACATGGCGGCGAGCCTCGAAGCGCCGCTGGAAGTGCGCTTCGCATGCCTGTGCCACGACCTGGGCAAGGGCACCACACCGCCGGACATCCTGCCGCGCCACCTCGGACACGAGCAGCGCAGCGTCGAGCTGCTGCGCGGGCTCTGCCAGCGCCTGCGCGTGCCCACCGAGTGCCGCGAACTGGCGGAAGTGGTGGCGCGTGAGCACGGTCATGTGCATCGCAGCGGCGAGTTCGGTCCGGCGGCCGTGGTGCGGTTGCTGGAGCGGTGCGACGCGTTTCGGCGGCCCCAGCGCTTCGAGCAGATGCTGCTGGCCTGCGAATGCGATGCGCGGGGCCGGTTGGGTCTGGAGCGGCAGCCCTACGCGCCGCGACCCCGGCTGCTGGCGGCGTTGCGGGCCGCGCAAGGGGTCTGTACCGCGCTGGTGGCCGAAGAGGCACTCGCCCGTGGCCTGCAGGGCCCGCGCATCGCCCAGGCGATTCACGAAGCCCGGGCCCGCGCGGTGGCCGCGGCCCTGCCTGGCATGCCCGCGCCCTGA